The genomic window GCGTGGACCCCGCCTCGTACCGCTCACCGTCCAGCGTGAGCTCCACCTTCGCGGGGTCGGCGTGCTCGGTGGTGACGGCGAGCACCGGGCGCTGGGCGCGGTCGAGGACGGCACCCTTCGCCGGGGACGTGACGGCGGCCTGCGGCTCGGGAGCCGGCTCCGGGGCCGGAGCGGCCTGGCTCCGGGCCTGGTTCCAGCCGGCCAGCTCCGCCGGGCGGTTGGTGATGATCCCGTCGACGCCGTACTCGTCATAGGTGCGCCACTGGGCCGCCGAGTCGATGGTCCACACCATGACCGCCACACCCGCCTCGTGCAGGTCGGCCACCACACCCGGCCTGGTGCCGAGCGCGGCGCCGCTCGGGTTGTACGACGTCAGATGCAGGTCGGCGGCGACGGCCACGGGATCGGCGTCCAGCGTGCTGCGCAGCAGACCGAGGGGGAGTTCGGGGGCCAGCTCGTGGACCCAGCGCAGATGCTGGGGCTCGAAGCTCTGCACGAAGACCCGGCCGGTCATGTTCTCGGCCCGTACGACGTCGATCATCGCCGCGACCTCGTCTTCGGTGTCGGCGCGCTTGACCTCCAGGAGGAGGTTCCCGCCGCGCTGGCGCAGATCGGCCAGCTGCGCCCGGAGCGTGGGGACGCGCGCACCGGCGAAGTGCGGGGAGAACCAGGAGCCGGCGTCGAGGCCGTCGAGCTGCGCGGCGGTGAGGGTCCTGATGTCACCGGTGCCGTCGGTCGTGCGGTCCACGGTGGTGTCGTGCATCAGGTACGGCACGCTGTCCTTGCTCAACTGGACGTCGTTCTCGATGAAGTCGGCCCCGGAGCGGCGGCCGACCTCCTGCGCGAACAGCGTGTTCTCCGGCGCGGACGAGGAGGCGCCGCGGTGGGCGATGACCGCGGCCGGCGCACCCTCGGGGCGGAGGTAGCCGTTGGGGCCGAGCGCGGTGACCCTCACATCGTCGAAGGAGACCTGCGAGCCGTTGACGACCAGGGCGAGACCGCCGTCGGCCGAGCGCTGGAGGCGGTTCGTCCGCATCAGCTGCCTGCCGTCGAGGAACCAGGCCGCCTGGTGGCCGTGGACCTCGATGCGGACCTTGACGTCACGGCCGGTGGCGGCGGCGTACGGGGCCGGGGTGGTGTCCGTGACGTTCCAGGAGCCGGCCGTGGTGAGCTGGGCGAACTCGACGCCGTTGGCGGCGGTGCTGCCGCTGCGGAGGGTCGCGATCCACCACGGGGTCGCCCCGGAGGCCGGGACGTCGAGCCCGAGCGCGAACCAGCGCGTCGC from Streptomyces formicae includes these protein-coding regions:
- a CDS encoding glycerophosphodiester phosphodiesterase, with amino-acid sequence MISYAKSASVRVCTALAVIGSLAVLSPAPPARAGTSPEPGDVVVSEDFGSGSLPVGWRAVDGDWQVKDGRLIGAAASGTKKLTFGPHLTDYRFEATARFDSVAEATRWFALGLDVPASGATPWWIATLRSGSTAANGVEFAQLTTAGSWNVTDTTPAPYAAATGRDVKVRIEVHGHQAAWFLDGRQLMRTNRLQRSADGGLALVVNGSQVSFDDVRVTALGPNGYLRPEGAPAAVIAHRGASSSAPENTLFAQEVGRRSGADFIENDVQLSKDSVPYLMHDTTVDRTTDGTGDIRTLTAAQLDGLDAGSWFSPHFAGARVPTLRAQLADLRQRGGNLLLEVKRADTEDEVAAMIDVVRAENMTGRVFVQSFEPQHLRWVHELAPELPLGLLRSTLDADPVAVAADLHLTSYNPSGAALGTRPGVVADLHEAGVAVMVWTIDSAAQWRTYDEYGVDGIITNRPAELAGWNQARSQAAPAPEPAPEPQAAVTSPAKGAVLDRAQRPVLAVTTEHADPAKVELTLDGERYEAGSTLDLTALKAGEHTLRLTATGPGGTTVTTSTFTVRASRAGLGHLILASAGRQQTVGDLLDCLVRGRYDRLEKLAEKAGERGELPTATAGLIAADARELRAPAA